In a genomic window of Streptomyces katrae:
- a CDS encoding lipopolysaccharide biosynthesis protein has protein sequence MTDTADQKKSDHRSGKKRRFLPPPAWWPLPACALLGLAAGGAYGVLKAPDYAATSYVVAVPNETTQPATAQGFAQAYGRIATSSSTLAYAQPRAGIGAQQLRTQVRAETSPDSPMIAITGTSRSASEAADIANAVADALTLSSNQAAKNTGVQLLLFSQAVAPTEPSSPSAAISAAVGLCAGGLLGGLWLLARPARRRPEEREGAEHPVVEEYASLPAQGEHSGHSETKEKESVR, from the coding sequence ATGACCGACACCGCCGACCAGAAGAAGTCCGACCACCGTTCCGGCAAGAAGCGCAGGTTCCTGCCCCCGCCCGCCTGGTGGCCGCTGCCCGCCTGCGCCCTGCTCGGACTGGCCGCCGGCGGGGCGTACGGGGTGCTCAAGGCACCCGACTACGCGGCCACCAGCTACGTCGTCGCCGTGCCGAACGAGACCACCCAGCCGGCCACCGCCCAGGGCTTCGCCCAGGCCTACGGCCGCATCGCCACCAGCAGCTCCACCCTCGCCTACGCCCAGCCCCGCGCGGGCATCGGCGCCCAGCAGCTGCGGACGCAGGTCCGGGCCGAGACCTCCCCCGACTCCCCGATGATCGCGATCACCGGCACCTCCAGGAGCGCTTCCGAGGCCGCCGACATCGCCAACGCCGTCGCGGACGCCCTCACGCTGAGCAGCAACCAGGCCGCCAAGAACACGGGTGTGCAACTGCTGCTGTTCAGCCAGGCCGTCGCGCCGACCGAGCCCTCCTCCCCGTCCGCCGCGATCAGCGCCGCCGTCGGACTGTGCGCGGGCGGGCTGCTCGGCGGGCTGTGGCTGCTGGCCCGGCCCGCCCGCCGCCGGCCCGAGGAGCGGGAGGGGGCGGAGCACCCGGTGGTGGAGGAGTACGCCTCCCTGCCCGCCCAGGGCGAGCACTCCGGGCACTCCGAGACCAAGGAGAAGGAGTCCGTGCGATGA
- a CDS encoding glycosyltransferase, which translates to MPKHPSPAGSPAAQSVTVLHLVQPVEGGVARVVTDLVRAQSAAGLRVVVGCPDGGVLAGDARAAGAEVLTWRAGRSPGPGLPAEVLAAARLVRRVRPDLLHAHSAKAGLAGRIAVRGSLPTVFQPHAWSFDAVGGTTAALALRWERAGARWADRVLCVSEAERRAGESEGIDARWTVIRNGVDLTHFRPGHPDPGRDRAEARAGLPLPAALQDGPLAVCVGRLCPQKGQDVLLRAWPEVAATVPGARLALVGDGPDAERLRRAAPPGVHFAGAAADIRPWLRAADLVVLPSRWEGMALAPLEAMACGRPVLVSDVSGARESLPSGHGRLCLVPPEDPTALAKALGRLLAEPRLLTELGEQAQQHARSEFDVRRTTDAVTGLYHELLGRPAPLLHRGDPQPLNQERISR; encoded by the coding sequence GTGCCGAAACACCCCTCGCCGGCCGGCTCCCCGGCCGCGCAGTCCGTTACCGTCCTGCACCTCGTCCAGCCCGTCGAGGGCGGCGTCGCACGGGTCGTCACCGACCTCGTACGGGCCCAGTCGGCCGCCGGGCTGCGCGTCGTCGTCGGCTGCCCCGACGGCGGCGTCCTCGCCGGCGACGCCCGCGCGGCCGGGGCCGAGGTGCTGACCTGGCGCGCCGGACGCTCCCCCGGACCGGGACTGCCGGCCGAGGTGCTCGCCGCCGCCCGACTGGTCCGCCGCGTCCGCCCCGACCTGCTGCACGCCCACAGCGCCAAGGCCGGCCTGGCCGGGCGGATCGCCGTACGGGGCTCCCTGCCCACGGTGTTCCAGCCCCACGCCTGGTCCTTCGACGCCGTCGGCGGCACCACCGCCGCCCTCGCGCTGCGCTGGGAACGGGCCGGCGCCCGCTGGGCCGACCGGGTGCTCTGCGTCAGCGAGGCCGAGCGCCGGGCCGGCGAGTCCGAGGGGATCGACGCCCGCTGGACGGTGATCCGCAACGGCGTCGACCTCACCCACTTCCGCCCCGGCCACCCCGACCCCGGCCGCGACCGCGCCGAGGCCCGCGCCGGACTCCCGCTGCCCGCCGCCCTCCAGGACGGACCCCTCGCCGTCTGCGTCGGCCGGCTCTGCCCCCAGAAGGGCCAGGACGTCCTGCTGCGCGCCTGGCCCGAGGTGGCGGCCACCGTCCCCGGCGCCCGCCTCGCCCTGGTCGGCGACGGCCCCGACGCCGAACGGCTGCGCCGCGCCGCACCCCCCGGAGTCCACTTCGCCGGAGCCGCCGCCGACATCCGACCGTGGCTTCGGGCCGCCGATCTCGTTGTATTGCCGTCGCGGTGGGAAGGCATGGCGCTCGCCCCCCTCGAAGCCATGGCCTGCGGCCGACCGGTCCTGGTCTCCGACGTCAGCGGTGCGCGGGAGAGCCTGCCGTCCGGCCACGGACGGCTCTGCCTGGTACCTCCGGAGGACCCGACGGCGCTGGCCAAGGCGCTGGGACGGCTGCTCGCCGAACCGCGGCTGCTCACCGAACTCGGGGAGCAGGCCCAGCAGCACGCCCGGAGCGAGTTCGACGTGCGGCGGACCACGGACGCGGTCACCGGCCTGTACCACGAACTGCTGGGCAGGCCCGCCCCCTTGCTCCACCGGGGGGACCCCCAGCCCTTGAACCAGGAGCGCATCAGCCGATGA
- a CDS encoding polysaccharide deacetylase family protein encodes MPADTDTAPAAVTAAARRTASPWVLMYHSVAEFTDPAEDPYGITVTPGALEAQLLWLRSRGLRGVSVGELLRARAAGRAQGLVGLTFDDGYTDFLTRALPLLRRHGFTATLFVLPGRLGVDNVWDPLGPRKSLLTAEQIREVAAAGQEIGSHGLLHQDLTAAPDDVLQQELRGSRELLREITGTLPEGFCYPYGHLDARVVDATRAAGYGYACAISPGRLAGRHALPRTHVSQADGAARMRIKELRHGARELRRKVPVLR; translated from the coding sequence ATGCCCGCTGACACCGACACGGCACCCGCCGCCGTGACGGCCGCCGCCCGCCGGACCGCATCGCCGTGGGTCCTGATGTACCACTCCGTCGCCGAGTTCACCGACCCGGCCGAAGACCCGTACGGGATCACCGTCACCCCCGGCGCCCTGGAGGCCCAGCTGCTGTGGCTGCGCTCCCGCGGGCTGCGCGGGGTGTCCGTCGGCGAACTCCTGCGCGCCCGCGCGGCCGGCCGCGCCCAGGGCCTCGTCGGCCTCACCTTCGACGACGGCTACACCGACTTCCTCACCCGCGCCCTGCCCCTGCTGCGCCGCCACGGGTTCACCGCCACCCTCTTCGTACTGCCCGGCCGGCTCGGCGTCGACAACGTGTGGGACCCGCTCGGCCCCCGCAAGTCCCTCCTCACCGCCGAGCAGATCCGCGAGGTCGCCGCCGCCGGCCAGGAGATCGGCTCCCACGGGCTGCTCCACCAGGACCTCACCGCCGCTCCCGACGACGTCCTCCAGCAGGAACTGCGCGGCAGCCGCGAGCTCCTGCGCGAAATCACCGGCACCCTCCCCGAGGGCTTCTGCTACCCCTACGGGCACCTCGACGCCCGTGTCGTCGACGCCACCCGCGCCGCCGGGTACGGGTACGCCTGCGCGATCTCCCCCGGCCGCCTCGCCGGCCGCCACGCCCTGCCCCGTACGCACGTCAGCCAGGCCGACGGAGCCGCCCGGATGCGGATCAAGGAGCTGCGGCACGGGGCGCGCGAGCTGCGGCGGAAGGTGCCGGTGCTGCGGTGA
- a CDS encoding O-antigen ligase family protein has product MTLAVPGPVRPPGAAAALRRHWPLLPLAATVLFLLAPLPAGDATASGKVGPADAASLLLALVCAVQALRGRVRRLDPLGVLVLGAPGIGLAVATMTAGDPYAALPGFVRYLQVFVLVPAAVVLLVRDALEFRLAAGCFVVLGLVQGAVGVVQYATHTGASYQGEDIRAVGTFGPGDVMGMATVVAYGLIVATAAALAPGLPAKVRRTAGGCALVLVVPLVLSFSRGAWIATAAAALLVMCLAGIRRALAVLLALTALGVVLVGGLGLGSEMVAERLNSITQVSSAPDQSVTDRYTMWAAAESMWRERPAVGVGLKGFPAQRDGHSSLGLSSGSDTAGAGQAFVKQPLLSPHNMYLLVLGEQGLVGLLALAGGWAALLVAGLRRYAAARDRALRDCGLIATGLFVWQLTDFLYADIGGPSTVLTGVIIGLAAWWALPSTGLAGGRPADGPAAR; this is encoded by the coding sequence ATGACCCTCGCCGTCCCCGGACCCGTGCGCCCGCCCGGCGCGGCCGCCGCGCTGCGCCGGCACTGGCCGCTGCTGCCGCTCGCCGCGACCGTCCTGTTCCTCCTCGCCCCGCTCCCGGCCGGTGACGCCACCGCCTCCGGGAAGGTCGGCCCCGCCGACGCCGCCTCGCTGCTGCTCGCCCTCGTCTGCGCCGTCCAGGCCCTGCGCGGGAGGGTGCGCAGGCTCGACCCGCTGGGCGTGCTCGTGCTCGGGGCGCCGGGGATCGGGCTCGCCGTCGCCACGATGACCGCCGGGGACCCGTACGCCGCCCTGCCCGGGTTCGTGCGCTACCTCCAGGTGTTCGTACTGGTCCCGGCGGCCGTGGTGCTGCTGGTGCGCGACGCCCTGGAGTTCCGGCTGGCCGCCGGGTGCTTCGTCGTGCTCGGGCTGGTGCAGGGCGCCGTGGGCGTCGTGCAGTACGCGACCCACACCGGAGCCTCCTACCAGGGCGAGGACATCCGCGCCGTGGGCACCTTCGGCCCCGGCGACGTCATGGGCATGGCCACCGTCGTCGCGTACGGGCTGATCGTCGCCACCGCCGCCGCCCTCGCCCCGGGACTGCCCGCGAAGGTCCGGCGGACCGCCGGGGGCTGCGCGCTGGTCCTGGTGGTGCCGCTGGTGCTCTCCTTCAGCCGGGGTGCGTGGATCGCCACCGCCGCGGCCGCGCTGCTGGTGATGTGCCTGGCCGGGATCCGCCGCGCGCTGGCGGTGCTGCTGGCGCTGACCGCCCTCGGGGTGGTCCTCGTCGGCGGGCTCGGGCTGGGCTCCGAGATGGTCGCCGAACGGCTGAACTCCATCACCCAGGTCTCCAGCGCCCCCGACCAGTCGGTGACCGACCGCTACACGATGTGGGCCGCCGCCGAGTCGATGTGGCGCGAGCGGCCCGCCGTCGGGGTGGGCCTCAAGGGCTTCCCCGCCCAGCGCGACGGGCACTCCTCGCTCGGGCTGTCCTCCGGCAGCGACACCGCCGGGGCGGGCCAGGCCTTCGTGAAGCAGCCCCTGCTCTCCCCGCACAACATGTACCTGCTGGTCCTCGGCGAGCAGGGGCTCGTCGGACTGCTCGCGCTCGCGGGCGGCTGGGCCGCCCTCCTGGTCGCGGGCCTGCGCCGGTACGCGGCCGCCCGGGACCGGGCGCTGCGGGACTGCGGGCTGATCGCCACCGGCCTGTTCGTCTGGCAGCTGACCGACTTCCTGTACGCGGACATCGGCGGCCCCTCCACCGTGCTGACCGGTGTGATCATCGGGCTCGCGGCCTGGTGGGCCCTGCCCTCCACCGGCCTCGCGGGCGGCCGGCCCGCCGACGGGCCGGCCGCCCGGTGA
- a CDS encoding exopolysaccharide biosynthesis polyprenyl glycosylphosphotransferase produces MDSAAARHTGGQSGTGHAGGSAFASVSRAAPPAVSPAKPRRAVTAIHPPRGPRADRARPAVRPDRVRRGRGPAALLAADALAAAVTATALPGSPLPPQAAVPAAVLLAAANAALQAQGGLYRPRLAPSALLELPALAGRAAALWCGAAAVLAAAAPGRALGWNTLLTAVCLHVVLACAGRGLVHRMWRRSAVRRPVSTLVVGPGDGAGAVAAALHGRPEYGLRPVGIADPAEAADGEGGPLPVLATHEDVRRAVIQNSVRCAVFTRPPEADERTAALVRLFHDHGCRLWLADPAGTAKVTGMRLAHPADQLWGHAVQPLLPRPARPLERSAKRVIDSLLAALALLAAAPVMGACALAVRLSDGPGVIFRQERVGLYGRPFTLLKFRTLRADAHESATRWTVAGDCRMSLVGSFLRKSSLDELPQLWNVVRGDMSLVGPRPERPFFVAKFSSIHPGYEARHRMPAGITGLAQINGLRGDTSIEDRARFDNHYIDTWSLWQDLWILARTAASFFRFRLGGS; encoded by the coding sequence ATGGACAGCGCAGCCGCCCGGCACACCGGAGGGCAGAGCGGCACGGGGCACGCCGGCGGCAGCGCCTTCGCCTCCGTGTCGCGGGCCGCCCCACCCGCCGTGTCACCCGCCAAGCCCCGCCGTGCCGTGACCGCCATCCACCCGCCGCGCGGCCCCCGCGCCGATCGGGCCCGCCCCGCCGTCCGCCCGGACCGGGTCCGCCGCGGCCGGGGTCCCGCCGCGCTCCTGGCCGCCGACGCGCTGGCCGCCGCCGTCACCGCGACCGCCCTGCCCGGCTCGCCGCTCCCGCCCCAGGCCGCGGTACCGGCCGCCGTCCTGCTCGCCGCCGCCAACGCCGCCCTCCAGGCGCAGGGCGGCCTCTACCGGCCCCGCCTCGCGCCCTCCGCCCTGCTCGAACTGCCCGCCCTGGCCGGGCGGGCCGCCGCGCTGTGGTGCGGGGCCGCCGCCGTCCTCGCCGCCGCCGCACCCGGGCGGGCCCTCGGCTGGAACACCCTGCTCACCGCCGTCTGCCTGCACGTCGTCCTGGCCTGCGCGGGACGCGGGCTCGTCCACCGGATGTGGCGCCGATCGGCCGTGCGCCGCCCCGTCTCCACGCTCGTCGTCGGCCCCGGGGACGGCGCCGGCGCGGTCGCCGCCGCGCTGCACGGACGCCCCGAGTACGGGCTGCGGCCCGTCGGGATCGCCGACCCCGCCGAGGCCGCCGACGGGGAGGGCGGCCCGCTGCCCGTACTCGCCACCCACGAGGACGTCCGGCGCGCCGTCATCCAGAACTCCGTGCGCTGCGCCGTCTTCACCCGCCCGCCCGAGGCCGACGAGCGCACCGCCGCACTGGTCCGCCTCTTCCACGACCACGGCTGCCGGCTCTGGCTCGCCGACCCCGCCGGCACCGCCAAGGTCACCGGCATGCGGCTCGCCCACCCCGCCGACCAGCTGTGGGGCCACGCCGTCCAGCCCCTGCTGCCCCGCCCCGCCCGGCCCCTGGAGCGGTCCGCCAAGCGGGTCATCGACTCCCTGCTCGCCGCGCTCGCCCTGCTCGCCGCCGCCCCCGTCATGGGGGCCTGCGCCCTGGCCGTACGGCTGTCCGACGGACCCGGGGTGATCTTCCGTCAGGAACGCGTCGGCCTCTACGGACGCCCCTTCACCCTGCTGAAGTTCCGCACCCTGCGCGCCGACGCGCACGAGTCCGCCACCCGCTGGACCGTGGCCGGCGACTGCCGGATGAGCCTCGTCGGCTCCTTCCTGCGCAAGTCCTCGCTGGACGAGCTGCCGCAGCTGTGGAACGTGGTCCGCGGCGACATGAGCCTGGTTGGCCCGCGCCCCGAACGCCCCTTCTTCGTCGCCAAGTTCAGCAGCATCCACCCCGGCTACGAGGCCCGCCACCGGATGCCGGCCGGCATCACCGGCCTGGCCCAGATCAACGGGCTGCGCGGGGACACGTCCATCGAGGACCGGGCCCGCTTCGACAACCACTACATCGACACCTGGTCGCTCTGGCAGGACCTGTGGATCCTGGCCCGCACCGCCGCCTCCTTCTTCCGGTTCCGGCTGGGCGGGAGCTGA
- a CDS encoding GNAT family N-acetyltransferase gives MTQGSTGALTVTLCRDSRQFAALEEAWNRLVRACPTATPFQSHAWLHSWWLSYGKDGRLRILLVRRGEELVGAAALMLVHRPLPRLVPLGGPITDYFDVLVSREHAGQVVPALAQGLHRAARRAVVDLREVRPGAAAEAVFDAWPGVSSRLTDSTCMELPALPFDQLVKRMPASGAQRVRAKLRKTDAAGIEEHEVTEQEVPQAVRTLLRLHEKQWRGRGVTPEHLRPRFAEHLTRATRRMVRAGEGRLTEFRLDGNVVAANVTLLSAALSGGYLYGADPGLRERKVDVATLLLRYEAGRALEEGRAVVSFLRGNEPYKNHWRPETVVNQRLLMATHALAPLLRLHESQVTGRERAVGALREALPAARDWRARLNELRVR, from the coding sequence ATGACGCAGGGCTCCACCGGGGCTCTGACGGTGACGCTGTGCCGGGACTCCCGGCAGTTCGCGGCGCTGGAGGAGGCCTGGAACCGGCTCGTCCGGGCGTGTCCCACCGCCACCCCCTTCCAGAGCCACGCCTGGCTGCACTCGTGGTGGCTGTCGTACGGCAAGGACGGGCGGCTGCGGATCCTGCTCGTGCGGCGGGGCGAGGAACTGGTCGGGGCGGCCGCGCTGATGCTCGTACACCGGCCGCTGCCGCGGCTGGTGCCGCTGGGCGGGCCGATCACCGACTACTTCGACGTGCTCGTGTCGCGGGAGCACGCCGGGCAGGTCGTGCCCGCCCTGGCGCAGGGGCTGCACCGGGCCGCCCGCAGGGCCGTGGTCGACCTGCGCGAGGTACGGCCCGGGGCCGCCGCCGAAGCCGTGTTCGACGCCTGGCCGGGGGTGTCCAGCAGGCTGACCGACTCCACCTGCATGGAGCTGCCCGCCCTCCCCTTCGACCAGCTCGTCAAGCGGATGCCGGCCTCCGGCGCCCAGCGGGTGCGGGCCAAGCTGCGCAAGACCGACGCCGCCGGGATCGAGGAACACGAGGTCACCGAGCAGGAGGTGCCGCAGGCCGTACGGACCCTGCTGCGGCTGCACGAGAAGCAGTGGCGCGGCCGCGGGGTGACCCCGGAGCACCTCAGGCCCCGCTTCGCCGAGCACCTGACCCGGGCCACCCGGCGGATGGTGCGGGCGGGGGAGGGCCGGCTGACGGAGTTCCGGCTGGACGGGAACGTGGTGGCGGCCAACGTCACCCTGCTGTCCGCCGCGCTGAGCGGCGGCTACCTGTACGGGGCGGACCCGGGGCTGCGCGAGCGGAAGGTGGACGTGGCGACGCTGCTGCTGCGCTACGAGGCCGGGCGGGCGCTGGAGGAGGGCCGGGCGGTGGTGAGCTTCCTGCGCGGCAACGAGCCGTACAAGAACCACTGGCGTCCGGAGACGGTCGTCAACCAGCGCCTGCTGATGGCCACGCACGCGCTCGCGCCCCTGCTGCGACTGCACGAGTCGCAGGTCACGGGGCGCGAGCGGGCGGTGGGGGCGCTGCGCGAGGCCCTGCCGGCCGCCCGGGACTGGCGGGCGCGGCTGAACGAACTGCGGGTGCGATGA
- the murJ gene encoding murein biosynthesis integral membrane protein MurJ, which produces MTDTTPWRRPAAPATDVAAAAGPAAVPAGRAARPGRGTGRARAAAGAGAGAGAGAVKAAPLGRFLAKAAAVTAGLTAAGALFGLVRDQTIAHLFGAGHDSDAFLISWTVPEMASTLLIEDAMALLMVPAFSHALARRAASRAGLTRREARAADPVRLLVGATLPRLMVFLAAVASVLVLAAPLVVDILAPGLPDPELAVQCTRMTALTVLTFGIAGYFSAGLRAHRSFLPPAAIYVSYNVGIIGTMVALHTLWGVRAAAAGVAVGGLLMVLVQLPAFIRNVGFGPPRARRTPRSQRDRDRPTLVAFGMIAPVISFAVFRQSQVLVERFLAASLPPGAISHLNYAQKVAQMPMVLSLMICTVTFPVVAQAMAGGEREKARRRVEQDLALASLAVLLGTALVIGYAPQIIEVLFERGAFTHQDTLTTASVMRVYGLGLLGHCLVGALSRPFFSTARPTWFPALAMGAGLFVNIAAGALFVGWWGTYGIAAANAAGITAAAALLLTGIGSRIIPIQARRVAVSIGRLAVAAASACATGWLAGPMIPDPLLSAALGCLLVPAMFGATGMAMRAIEITALPGQIAQLAAQTAVQITQLTQRFRNAR; this is translated from the coding sequence GTGACCGACACGACACCCTGGCGGAGGCCCGCGGCCCCGGCGACCGACGTCGCCGCGGCCGCGGGCCCCGCCGCTGTCCCCGCCGGACGGGCCGCCCGGCCCGGGCGGGGCACGGGCCGCGCCCGGGCTGCGGCCGGGGCGGGGGCCGGGGCGGGGGCCGGGGCAGTGAAGGCGGCTCCGCTCGGGCGGTTCCTCGCCAAGGCCGCCGCCGTCACCGCCGGACTGACCGCCGCCGGAGCCCTGTTCGGCCTCGTCCGCGACCAGACCATCGCGCACCTCTTCGGCGCCGGACACGACAGCGACGCCTTCCTCATCTCCTGGACCGTCCCCGAGATGGCCTCGACCCTGCTGATCGAGGACGCCATGGCCCTGCTGATGGTGCCCGCCTTCAGCCACGCCCTGGCCCGGCGCGCCGCCAGCCGGGCCGGGCTCACCCGCCGGGAAGCCCGCGCCGCCGACCCCGTACGCCTGCTCGTCGGGGCCACCCTGCCGCGCCTGATGGTCTTCCTCGCCGCCGTCGCCTCCGTGCTCGTCCTCGCCGCACCCCTGGTCGTCGACATCCTGGCGCCCGGCCTGCCCGACCCGGAACTGGCCGTCCAGTGCACCCGGATGACCGCCCTGACCGTCCTGACCTTCGGCATCGCCGGATACTTCAGCGCCGGCCTGCGCGCCCACCGGTCCTTCCTGCCGCCCGCCGCGATCTACGTCTCGTACAACGTCGGCATCATCGGCACCATGGTCGCCCTCCACACCCTGTGGGGCGTCCGTGCCGCCGCCGCCGGGGTCGCCGTCGGCGGACTGCTGATGGTGCTCGTCCAGCTGCCCGCGTTCATCCGCAACGTCGGCTTCGGCCCTCCCCGTGCCAGGAGGACCCCGCGCAGCCAGCGCGACCGCGACCGGCCCACCCTCGTCGCCTTCGGGATGATCGCCCCCGTCATCTCCTTCGCCGTCTTCCGCCAGTCCCAGGTCCTCGTCGAACGCTTCCTCGCCGCCTCCCTGCCCCCCGGCGCCATCTCGCACCTCAACTACGCGCAGAAGGTCGCGCAGATGCCGATGGTGCTCTCCCTGATGATCTGCACCGTCACCTTCCCCGTCGTCGCCCAGGCCATGGCCGGCGGCGAACGCGAGAAGGCCCGCCGGCGCGTCGAACAGGACCTCGCCCTCGCCTCCCTCGCCGTCCTCCTCGGCACGGCCCTGGTCATCGGCTACGCACCGCAGATCATCGAAGTCCTCTTCGAACGCGGCGCCTTCACCCACCAGGACACCCTCACCACCGCCTCCGTCATGCGCGTCTACGGCCTCGGCCTCCTCGGCCACTGCCTCGTCGGCGCCCTGTCCCGGCCCTTCTTCTCGACCGCCCGGCCCACCTGGTTCCCGGCGCTCGCGATGGGTGCCGGGCTGTTCGTCAACATCGCCGCCGGAGCCCTCTTCGTCGGCTGGTGGGGCACCTACGGCATCGCCGCCGCCAACGCCGCCGGCATCACCGCCGCCGCCGCCCTGCTCCTCACCGGCATCGGCTCCCGCATCATCCCCATCCAGGCCCGCCGCGTGGCCGTCAGCATCGGCCGCCTCGCCGTCGCGGCCGCCTCCGCCTGCGCCACCGGCTGGCTCGCCGGCCCGATGATCCCCGACCCGCTGCTCAGCGCCGCCCTCGGCTGCCTGCTCGTCCCCGCCATGTTCGGGGCCACCGGCATGGCCATGAGAGCCATCGAGATCACCGCCCTGCCCGGCCAGATCGCCCAGCTCGCCGCCCAGACCGCCGTCCAGATCACCCAGCTCACCCAGAGGTTCCGCAATGCCCGCTGA
- a CDS encoding glycosyltransferase, with product MKALHVITGLGVGGAEQQLRLLLRHMPMQCDVLTLTNPGPVAEGLRADGVRVVHLGMRGNRDLGALPKLVRFIRRGRYDLVHTHLYRACVYGRIAARLAGVGATVATEHSLGEAEIEGRPLSRGVRSLYLASERLGAATVAVSDTVAARLEDWGVPAARVHVVPNGIEAARFRFDEGVRRATRARTGLPERAFVIGGVGRLVPGKRFDVLVRAVAALPGAHLLLAGDGPERAALRSLAAELGAQSRIHLLGERDPLGDSPDGRTPGIPALLAAMDVFVSPSREEAFGLAVVEALAAGLPVLHVTCPAIDDLPAAQAPGARRIGTGTAELVAALRGHMEAGARRLPAPPVVRRYDIARSAERLLDVYGLALAAPVPVPMPVPSARGGAEPEPAGPAGPGPVRDGSGEG from the coding sequence GTGAAGGCCCTCCACGTCATCACCGGGCTCGGCGTCGGCGGCGCCGAACAGCAACTGCGCCTGCTGCTGCGCCACATGCCGATGCAGTGCGACGTCCTGACCCTCACCAACCCCGGCCCGGTCGCCGAAGGGCTGCGCGCCGACGGGGTCCGCGTCGTCCACCTCGGCATGCGCGGCAACCGCGACCTGGGCGCGCTGCCCAAGCTCGTCCGGTTCATCCGCCGCGGCCGCTACGACCTCGTCCACACCCACCTGTACCGGGCCTGCGTCTACGGCCGCATCGCCGCCCGGCTCGCGGGCGTCGGCGCGACGGTCGCCACCGAACACTCCCTGGGCGAGGCCGAGATCGAGGGCCGCCCGCTGTCCCGCGGGGTCCGCTCCCTCTACCTGGCCAGCGAACGCCTCGGCGCGGCGACCGTCGCCGTGTCGGACACCGTCGCCGCCCGGCTGGAGGACTGGGGGGTGCCGGCCGCCCGCGTCCACGTGGTCCCGAACGGGATCGAGGCCGCCCGCTTCCGCTTCGACGAGGGCGTACGCCGCGCCACCCGCGCCCGCACCGGGCTGCCCGAACGGGCCTTCGTGATCGGCGGGGTCGGGCGGCTGGTCCCGGGCAAGCGGTTCGACGTCCTGGTACGGGCCGTCGCCGCGCTCCCGGGGGCGCACCTGCTGCTGGCCGGGGACGGGCCCGAGCGGGCCGCGCTGCGCAGCCTGGCCGCCGAACTGGGCGCGCAGTCGCGGATCCACCTGCTGGGGGAGCGGGACCCGCTGGGCGACAGCCCCGACGGGCGCACCCCCGGCATCCCCGCGCTGCTGGCCGCCATGGACGTGTTCGTGTCCCCGTCGCGGGAGGAGGCGTTCGGGCTGGCCGTGGTCGAGGCGCTGGCCGCGGGGCTGCCCGTGCTGCACGTCACCTGCCCCGCCATCGACGACCTCCCCGCCGCGCAGGCGCCGGGGGCGCGGCGGATCGGCACCGGCACCGCGGAGCTGGTCGCCGCGCTGCGCGGGCACATGGAGGCGGGGGCGCGCCGGCTGCCGGCGCCGCCGGTGGTGCGGCGGTACGACATCGCGCGGAGCGCGGAACGGCTGCTGGACGTCTACGGGCTCGCGCTCGCGGCGCCCGTGCCCGTGCCCATGCCCGTGCCTTCGGCTCGGGGCGGGGCGGAGCCGGAGCCGGCCGGGCCTGCCGGGCCGGGGCCGGTCCGGGACGGCTCGGGGGAGGGCTGA